The genomic stretch ACCGGCATGATGAAAATGAAAGAGACCGAAATCAGCACGACTTCAATAATCACTGTATTCAGTAGTTTCCTAGTAGACTTCTTCATAGCCGCACCTCATTGGTAGTGAACTCGCCTTTCTGCAACGGCAAAGTAGATGATAGTAACAACTACCATAATCATGAAC from Mesotoga infera encodes the following:
- a CDS encoding carbohydrate ABC transporter permease, giving the protein MKKSTRKLLNTVIIEVVLISVSFIFIMPV